In Spirosoma aureum, a single genomic region encodes these proteins:
- a CDS encoding family 20 glycosylhydrolase has product MRTSFYAVLFLLAVSWVNGCRQADKAGIDKGLQLAVSWELVSNFTDIKDGFEARFTLTNKSDLPLTDANWALFFNISPRPILPARTPQPATVQHINGDWYKLVPNKGFSLKPGASTKILYQGTEAVTKVTDAPLGLYVVFYDKDGKEENIVQIAQANYTIVPFTRKEQMLRGSADLEPLPTSSATYRNNLAVSLLPTEQLQKIIPSPVRLTTGVGTLALNSSLPIYADKDLESEARFLSQKLKAITGKDFSVTTGTSSGKGISLKTGKINVNGIDKEAYRLGIDGNGVSITGSDAAGVFYGVQSLLALIPTASYLNPSADIALNYVQIEDAPRFEFRGMHLDVSRNFQTKETILRLLDLLAFYKVNQFLFYTTEDEGWRLEIDGLPELTQVGAQREHTSGKETPVLHPAYGSGPKAYDEGKYGSGYYTKADFVEILKYAKERHIKVIPEVNLPGHARAAIKAMEARYERLMKEGKEKEANEYRLIDPDDKSVYLSAQGYTDNVVSVGRESTYHFYEKVVDEITKLYKEAGLPMDVMHAGGDEVPEGVWTKSPIAAKLLKENPSIKDAKNLQAYFFGKLRERLAKRKLEVHAWEEAVLVKAADGKLVMNPEFVGKGVVPYVWNNLFDLDLGNRLANAGYPVVLCNVSNFYFDMAYNNDPQEPGLYWAGYVDTRNNWAFAPFDMFKTTYKTAMGKPLTFAGLEHMKPEARKNVRGVESQLWSETVKGRDMAEYDILPKLLGFAESAWAPERPWETIENRQAREKSISTGWNVFANTLAQKDLPRLARINGGYNYRLPLPGALIEKGTLKANVELPGLAIRYTTDGSEPTAQSLLYKNPVKVSVTVKLKSFDAAGRSSRSVLVTGINL; this is encoded by the coding sequence ATGCGTACCAGTTTTTATGCCGTCCTCTTCCTGCTCGCTGTTAGTTGGGTAAACGGTTGTCGGCAGGCAGATAAGGCGGGAATTGACAAGGGACTGCAACTGGCCGTTTCCTGGGAATTGGTTAGTAATTTTACGGACATAAAAGACGGATTCGAGGCTCGTTTTACACTCACGAATAAGAGCGATTTGCCGTTGACAGATGCCAATTGGGCCTTGTTTTTCAACATATCGCCCCGGCCTATTCTTCCCGCCAGAACACCCCAGCCAGCTACGGTTCAGCACATCAATGGCGATTGGTACAAGCTGGTTCCCAATAAAGGATTTAGCCTTAAACCGGGTGCGTCAACGAAAATTCTGTACCAGGGAACGGAGGCAGTTACCAAAGTGACCGATGCACCGCTGGGACTGTACGTCGTTTTTTACGACAAAGACGGCAAGGAGGAAAACATTGTTCAGATCGCGCAGGCTAATTATACAATCGTACCGTTTACCCGGAAAGAACAGATGCTACGGGGATCCGCCGATCTGGAGCCACTGCCAACGTCCTCAGCCACCTATCGAAATAACCTGGCCGTTTCGTTGCTACCCACTGAACAGTTACAGAAAATTATTCCGTCGCCGGTTAGGTTGACTACAGGGGTGGGAACGTTGGCGTTGAATTCGTCGCTGCCGATTTATGCCGATAAAGATCTCGAAAGCGAAGCCCGTTTTCTGAGCCAGAAACTAAAAGCCATCACGGGTAAGGATTTCTCCGTGACTACCGGAACGTCATCTGGGAAAGGTATTTCCCTCAAAACGGGTAAAATCAACGTCAATGGCATTGATAAAGAAGCGTATCGGTTAGGCATTGATGGCAATGGCGTGTCCATCACCGGGAGTGATGCCGCTGGCGTGTTCTACGGTGTTCAGAGTCTGCTGGCCCTTATTCCGACTGCTTCGTATTTGAACCCCTCCGCCGATATTGCGCTCAACTACGTGCAGATTGAGGATGCACCCCGGTTTGAATTTCGTGGTATGCACCTGGACGTCAGCCGGAATTTCCAGACCAAAGAAACCATTCTGCGCCTTCTTGACCTGCTGGCGTTTTATAAAGTCAACCAGTTTCTGTTCTATACGACCGAAGACGAAGGCTGGCGGCTCGAAATTGATGGTTTGCCTGAACTAACCCAGGTTGGAGCGCAACGGGAGCATACATCAGGTAAAGAAACGCCGGTACTCCATCCCGCCTACGGTTCTGGCCCAAAAGCGTACGACGAAGGCAAGTACGGCAGCGGCTATTATACGAAAGCTGATTTTGTCGAAATTTTGAAATATGCCAAAGAGCGGCACATTAAGGTAATTCCCGAGGTGAATTTACCGGGCCATGCCAGGGCAGCTATCAAAGCGATGGAAGCTCGTTATGAACGATTGATGAAGGAAGGGAAGGAAAAAGAAGCCAACGAATATCGGCTCATCGACCCCGATGATAAATCCGTATACCTTTCGGCACAAGGCTATACCGACAATGTGGTGAGCGTCGGGCGGGAATCTACCTATCATTTCTACGAAAAAGTGGTGGATGAAATCACCAAACTATACAAGGAGGCCGGTCTTCCGATGGACGTCATGCACGCTGGTGGCGATGAAGTACCCGAAGGAGTCTGGACAAAATCGCCCATTGCGGCCAAATTGCTGAAGGAGAATCCATCGATCAAAGATGCTAAAAATTTGCAGGCGTATTTCTTTGGAAAACTTCGGGAACGACTCGCTAAACGAAAGCTGGAAGTGCATGCCTGGGAAGAGGCCGTTCTGGTAAAAGCCGCCGATGGGAAATTAGTCATGAATCCTGAATTTGTTGGGAAAGGGGTCGTTCCTTATGTCTGGAATAACCTGTTCGATCTTGATCTCGGTAATCGACTGGCGAATGCTGGTTATCCGGTCGTGTTGTGCAACGTTTCGAACTTTTATTTCGATATGGCTTATAACAATGATCCTCAGGAACCGGGGCTTTATTGGGCGGGTTACGTCGATACACGCAATAACTGGGCGTTTGCGCCTTTCGATATGTTCAAAACCACCTACAAAACGGCGATGGGTAAACCATTGACTTTTGCGGGTCTGGAGCATATGAAGCCTGAAGCGCGTAAAAACGTCCGTGGTGTCGAGTCGCAACTCTGGAGCGAAACCGTTAAAGGGCGCGACATGGCCGAATACGATATCCTTCCCAAACTACTGGGCTTTGCCGAAAGTGCCTGGGCACCCGAGCGGCCGTGGGAAACCATCGAAAACCGGCAGGCACGCGAAAAGTCGATCAGTACGGGCTGGAACGTATTTGCCAATACGCTGGCCCAAAAAGACCTTCCGCGCCTGGCCCGTATCAATGGCGGATATAACTACCGGTTGCCGCTTCCGGGAGCCCTGATCGAAAAGGGTACGTTAAAAGCCAACGTTGAATTGCCGGGCCTGGCTATTCGCTATACGACAGATGGCTCCGAACCAACAGCTCAATCGCTTTTGTACAAAAATCCAGTGAAGGTGTCGGTTACAGTAAAACTAAAAAGTTTTGATGCGGCTGGCCGATCAAGTCGTTCGGTTCTTGTTACCGGTATAAATCTATAA
- a CDS encoding EthD family reductase: MKFILIGTFLLSTICFAAFSQEKHNTAVPEKGLTKVSIMYPYAENKTFNIEYYETKHMPMVAGFLGSNLVKYTIEKGVASGIPNQPLPFMAIGTFYVKSLSDYQAAIGPNREAIRADFPNYTNITPVILVSEVVK; the protein is encoded by the coding sequence ATGAAATTCATCCTAATCGGAACGTTTTTACTTTCAACTATTTGTTTTGCTGCATTTAGTCAAGAAAAGCACAACACGGCTGTTCCTGAAAAAGGCTTAACTAAAGTATCTATCATGTACCCTTATGCCGAAAATAAAACCTTTAATATAGAGTACTATGAAACCAAGCACATGCCTATGGTAGCAGGTTTTTTAGGGTCAAATTTGGTTAAATACACCATTGAAAAAGGAGTTGCCAGTGGTATCCCAAACCAACCACTGCCTTTTATGGCGATTGGCACATTCTACGTAAAAAGTCTTAGTGACTATCAAGCGGCTATTGGGCCAAACAGAGAGGCCATACGTGCAGATTTTCCAAATTACACGAATATCACCCCCGTCATTTTGGTAAGTGAGGTGGTAAAGTAA
- a CDS encoding glycoside hydrolase family 20 zincin-like fold domain-containing protein, with protein sequence MSIRFLIFFLFNLTSAYSGSIDLSKARIVNVVSDRKALHRTVEVLQEEVRKRSGIQLTVTTKLPADNLPFIGLALESDLPQLPQRFRTLLQAMPESKNEGFRLVAIESANAVLILGHDARGLLYGAGRLLRKLDMQPGKLTVAGNLAIATSPRYSIRGHQLGYRPKTNAYDAFSVAQFDQYIRELALFGANSIEIMPPRTDDDFTSRHMKLPAIKMIGEQSRICAEYGLDVWMWYPNMGQNYTHPDSIQKELAERHEVFSSVQKLDAVFVPGGDPGELEPDVLFAWLEKEAQVLHKYHPKAKIWVSPQVFRPTQQWFDAFYKHVNKGYNWFGGVVFGPWVKMPVQEIRKRVNPSIPIRHYPDITHNYASQYPVPHWDLAWAMTLGRECINPRPHDEKAIHNALDEFGAGSISYSEGTNDDVNKFVWSDQDWNPETPVIETLRDYGRLFIGPTFTESVAQGLIALEQNWRGNLLTNDAVERTLMQWQALEKSIPQSIRQNPRFQMALIRAYYDAYTRRRLLYETDLEQQARNQLEMIESGGSLAAMRQANVILEKAWKEPILPAFRQKCFALADSLYKSIGAQLTIERHGAMSGRGNFVDNIDIPLNDSPWLLSQLLQIGKLTDESERIQKIREMLHRTDPGPGGFYDHFGAPESWHRVVSDMSWATDPGSLQSPRIGFGVGLVGVEWVDEIKATGFKGQITPRAWMKQAKTLYDQPLKIAYTELDPNATYQLRIAYTGRFQSRMKLMTDDGSMVHDFIQTGQQPIYEFDVPKAALTDGAVTFIWTCGEGERGSQVTEIWLVRK encoded by the coding sequence ATGTCAATTCGATTTCTCATTTTCTTCCTTTTCAACCTGACAAGTGCTTATTCAGGCTCAATCGATTTGTCGAAGGCGCGTATCGTCAACGTTGTTTCAGATAGGAAAGCCTTGCATAGAACTGTGGAAGTTCTTCAGGAGGAAGTTCGGAAACGGAGCGGGATTCAGCTCACCGTTACCACAAAACTGCCTGCCGATAATCTGCCGTTTATTGGTCTTGCGCTGGAAAGTGACTTACCACAATTGCCTCAGCGTTTCCGAACCTTGCTTCAGGCCATGCCCGAAAGCAAAAATGAGGGCTTCAGACTAGTTGCGATCGAGTCGGCAAATGCGGTTCTGATTTTAGGGCACGATGCGCGGGGCTTACTCTACGGGGCCGGGCGGTTACTTCGTAAACTGGACATGCAACCGGGCAAACTGACTGTAGCCGGAAACCTGGCCATTGCCACCAGTCCCCGGTATTCCATTCGCGGGCACCAACTTGGTTATCGGCCTAAAACCAATGCCTATGATGCGTTTTCGGTGGCTCAATTTGACCAGTACATTCGCGAGCTGGCCCTGTTCGGTGCCAATAGCATCGAGATTATGCCCCCGCGTACCGACGATGATTTCACCAGTCGCCACATGAAGCTTCCGGCCATCAAAATGATTGGTGAACAGTCGCGGATTTGTGCCGAATACGGACTGGATGTCTGGATGTGGTATCCGAATATGGGCCAGAACTATACGCATCCCGATTCCATTCAGAAGGAGTTAGCTGAGCGACACGAAGTTTTTTCGTCCGTGCAGAAACTGGATGCCGTTTTTGTTCCGGGCGGTGATCCCGGCGAACTGGAACCCGATGTGCTCTTTGCCTGGCTCGAAAAAGAAGCACAGGTTCTGCATAAATACCATCCGAAAGCCAAAATCTGGGTATCTCCGCAAGTTTTCCGACCGACGCAACAGTGGTTCGATGCCTTCTACAAACATGTCAATAAGGGCTACAACTGGTTTGGTGGGGTAGTTTTCGGGCCGTGGGTCAAGATGCCGGTTCAGGAGATTCGTAAACGAGTCAACCCTTCTATTCCGATTCGCCATTATCCCGACATTACGCACAATTATGCCTCCCAATATCCGGTGCCGCACTGGGATCTGGCCTGGGCCATGACCCTCGGTCGGGAGTGCATCAACCCACGTCCGCACGACGAGAAAGCGATTCACAATGCACTCGATGAATTCGGAGCAGGCAGCATCAGCTATTCGGAAGGCACCAACGACGACGTCAATAAGTTTGTCTGGAGCGATCAGGACTGGAACCCGGAAACGCCGGTCATTGAAACATTACGTGATTATGGGCGACTTTTTATTGGGCCTACCTTCACCGAGTCCGTTGCGCAGGGACTTATTGCGCTGGAGCAGAACTGGCGGGGTAATTTGCTGACGAACGATGCTGTCGAGCGGACACTGATGCAATGGCAGGCACTGGAAAAATCCATTCCGCAATCGATACGACAAAATCCCCGTTTTCAGATGGCCCTGATCCGGGCATATTACGATGCCTACACACGCCGTCGGCTGCTGTACGAAACGGACCTGGAACAACAGGCACGCAATCAACTGGAAATGATTGAATCGGGAGGCTCGCTGGCAGCCATGCGGCAAGCGAACGTCATCCTCGAAAAAGCCTGGAAAGAACCCATTCTGCCCGCTTTTCGACAGAAATGCTTTGCTCTGGCCGATTCGCTCTACAAAAGTATTGGCGCACAATTGACGATTGAGCGACACGGAGCGATGTCGGGGCGGGGTAATTTTGTCGATAATATCGACATTCCGCTCAATGACTCACCCTGGCTTTTATCGCAGCTTTTGCAGATTGGAAAATTGACGGATGAATCCGAACGAATCCAGAAAATTCGTGAGATGCTGCACCGTACTGATCCGGGACCAGGTGGTTTCTACGACCATTTCGGCGCGCCCGAAAGCTGGCACCGAGTTGTTTCTGACATGAGTTGGGCGACCGATCCGGGCAGTTTGCAATCGCCCAGAATCGGGTTCGGCGTTGGTTTGGTAGGAGTCGAGTGGGTGGATGAAATTAAAGCAACGGGCTTCAAAGGGCAGATCACCCCACGGGCCTGGATGAAACAGGCGAAAACCCTCTACGATCAACCCTTGAAAATCGCCTATACCGAACTTGATCCCAACGCTACCTATCAGCTTCGGATTGCCTACACCGGGCGTTTTCAGTCGCGCATGAAACTCATGACCGATGATGGTTCTATGGTCCATGATTTTATTCAAACGGGCCAGCAGCCCATCTATGAATTCGACGTACCGAAAGCCGCTCTGACTGATGGAGCCGTTACGTTCATCTGGACGTGCGGAGAAGGCGAACGCGGCTCACAGGTGACGGAGATATGGTTGGTCAGGAAATGA
- a CDS encoding acyltransferase family protein: MMPQPSRLISLDAMRGFTIAAMIVANFPGNEEFVYFTLRHTKWNGLSFTDLIAPTFLFIVGVSIALAYAQKLDKGNPKGELYRKILIRSLKIFAVGMFLNLMPDFDFSNVRWTGTLHRIAIVFLVCAFIFMNTSWMQQAWIGAITLVTYWLVMTQIPSPDMGKVVLEPGQNLAAWFDRQYLPGRMWQGTWDPEGILSTFPSIVTGITGMLAGRWMLSRASPTEKVSYLMTAGLFTAAAGYFWGLTFPVNENLWTSSFVLVTSGFAALLLGSLYFLVDVLGHAGGTKPGVIFGANAITVYVLADIFALFFYRLKLGGHSINEHVVNGLIAIGIQPELASLTYALFFIGINFIPAYVLYKRKIFIKL, from the coding sequence ATGATGCCGCAACCGAGCCGACTCATTTCATTAGATGCGATGCGTGGATTTACCATCGCGGCTATGATTGTTGCCAACTTTCCAGGAAACGAAGAGTTCGTGTATTTTACGCTGAGACACACAAAATGGAATGGCCTATCGTTCACCGATTTAATTGCACCGACCTTTCTATTTATCGTGGGTGTTTCCATTGCGCTGGCCTACGCGCAGAAGCTGGATAAAGGCAATCCCAAAGGCGAACTCTACCGAAAAATCCTGATCCGGTCATTAAAGATTTTCGCCGTAGGCATGTTCCTGAATCTGATGCCCGATTTTGATTTTTCGAACGTTCGATGGACGGGCACTCTCCACCGTATTGCCATTGTATTTCTGGTCTGTGCGTTTATTTTTATGAATACAAGCTGGATGCAGCAAGCCTGGATTGGAGCCATTACGCTGGTTACCTACTGGTTAGTCATGACCCAGATTCCATCGCCGGATATGGGCAAAGTCGTCCTGGAGCCAGGTCAGAATCTAGCCGCCTGGTTTGATCGGCAATACCTGCCCGGTCGGATGTGGCAGGGCACCTGGGACCCCGAAGGCATTCTCAGCACGTTTCCATCAATCGTAACGGGCATTACCGGTATGCTGGCCGGCCGCTGGATGCTCAGTCGCGCCAGCCCGACCGAAAAAGTGTCGTATCTCATGACCGCCGGCCTGTTTACGGCGGCCGCTGGCTATTTCTGGGGGCTTACTTTCCCTGTGAATGAAAACCTCTGGACGAGTTCATTTGTGCTCGTCACGTCAGGTTTTGCTGCATTGCTGCTGGGTTCATTGTATTTTCTCGTCGATGTTCTTGGGCATGCGGGCGGCACGAAACCGGGCGTCATTTTCGGTGCCAACGCCATCACGGTGTATGTACTGGCCGACATTTTCGCCCTGTTTTTTTACCGACTTAAACTCGGAGGTCATTCCATAAACGAGCACGTTGTGAATGGATTAATAGCGATTGGCATACAACCCGAGCTCGCTAGTCTAACCTATGCCCTGTTTTTCATCGGCATCAATTTCATTCCGGCCTATGTGCTGTATAAGCGAAAGATTTTCATCAAACTATAG